Proteins from a genomic interval of Lolium perenne isolate Kyuss_39 chromosome 1, Kyuss_2.0, whole genome shotgun sequence:
- the LOC127303680 gene encoding probable cinnamyl alcohol dehydrogenase 1, with translation MAVESESCNCDAWAARDPSGVLSPYRFSRRTVQHTDVSLRITHCGVCYADVVWTRNKHNDSVYPLVPGHEIAGVVTEVGSDVDGFKVGDHVAVGTYVNSCRDCENCNSFLENHCSKFVFTFNGVDSDGTVTKGGYSSHIVVHERYCHKIPDGYPLEKAAPLVCAGITVYTPMMRHNMNQPGKSLGVVGLGGLGHMAVKFGKAFGLKVTVFSTSESKRDEAISLLGADNFVISSDEKQMESLKNSMHFIVDTASGNHPFDPYLALLKVGGVMVLVGFPGEIRVQPATLNLGARSLSGSVTGGTKDTQEMINFCAANKIYPDIELIKMDYINEALERLVNRDVRYRFVIDIESSFR, from the exons ATGGCTGTTGAATCGGAGAGCTGCAACTGCGATGCCTGGGCAGCAAGAGATCCTTCTGGAGTACTCTCCCCCTACAGATTCAGCCGTAG GACTGTACAACATACCGATGTTTCTTTGAGAATCACGCATTGCGGAGTCTGTTATGCTGATGTTGTCTGGACGAGAAATAAGCACAATGACTCTGTGTACCCTTTGGTCCCTGG GCATGAGATTGCTGGAGTTGTAACTGAGGTTGGTTCAGACGTTGATGGCTTTAAAGTGGGGGACCATGTGGCTGTTGGGACATATGTGAATTCATGCCGTGACTGCGAGAACTGCAATAGCTTCCTTGAGAACCACTGCTCAAAATTTGTTTTCACTTTCAATGGTGTTGATTCAGATGGTACTGTCACAAAGGGAGGATATTCCAGTCACATTGTAGTTCATGAACG GTACTGCCACAAAATACCTGATGGGTACCCACTGGAAAAGGCAGCACCTTTAGTTTGTGCTGGAATCACTGTGTATACTCCAATGATGCGACATAACATGAATCAACCGGGAAAGTCACTTGGTGTCGTTGGGCTTGGTGGGTTGGGTCACATGGCAGTAAAATTTGGGAAAGCCTTTGGATTGAAGGTTACAGTTTTTAGTACaagtgaatcaaagagagatgaagctaTAAGCCTTCTTGGTGCAGATAATTTTGTGATATCATCAGATGAAAAACAGATGGAG TCCCTTAAAAATTCCATGCACTTCATTGTTGATACTGCCTCTGGTAACCATCCATTCGACCCTTATCTTGCGCTTCTGAAAGTTGGTGGCGTAATGGTGCTAGTCGGCTTTCCAGGAGAAATCAGAGTGCAGCCTGCAACACTTAACCTAG GTGCACGGAGTTTATCTGGTAGTGTAACCGGAGGCACAAAGGATACCCAAGAGATGATAAACTTCTGTGCGGCAAACAAAATCTATCCAGATATTGAGTTGATAAAGATGGATTACATCAACGAGGCTCTCGAGAGGCTTGTTAACCGTGACGTCAGGTACCGGTTTGTAATCGACATAGAGAGCTCTTTCAGGTGA
- the LOC127303640 gene encoding uncharacterized protein has protein sequence MLLLRSHRPPCRLPLLHRITMSSSSSTTPPPASSAAADYHCRTKHSLTAGYARGPGRLDWANQPNPFLRFSPSSLIALPNPPPPLSPVPYPALFHSPPPPPRPLSLDSLSDLLFHSLALSAWKSAGASTWSLRVNPSSGNLHPTEAHLLFHHPEQEPRRLVLAHYAPRDHLLEIRTTGPTPNPSALLPPPATALLALSSIFWREAWKYGERALRYCNHDVGHALAAVAVAAATLGWDARLLDGLSDQDLGRLVGVDKGCPAPPPDNDVVTSRGKAPWVERHHPDCALLLFPVGSEPEVDYARISDALRGFDGLEWAGKANGLSKNHVVWDVIYRTAEAVKKHHPEPGEQFSVNPWRKSAELSEGLYKERTVQEVVRQRRSAVDMDGTHVMSKEQFYQMLLHCLPSGEVGPGERQGPQSALPFRVLPWDAEVHAALFVHRVSGLPKGLYFLVRNEDHFDTLRHAMRQDFEWARPEGCPDGLPLYRLLKGDCERLAMQISCLQDIASHGCFSLGMIARFEAVLRDKGEWMYPRLFWETGVLGQVLYLEAHAVGISATGIGCYFDDAVHEVLGLKDLEFQSLYHFTVGAPVLDKRIMSLPAYPGPGIDA, from the exons ATGCTCCTCCTCCGCTCCCACCGCCCCCCTTGCCGCCTTCCTCTCCTCCACCGCATCAccatgtcgtcctcctcctccacgaCCCCGCCGCCGGCCTCGTCAGCGGCAGCGGACTACCACTGCCGCACCAAGCACAGCCTCACCGCCGGCTACGCGCGCGGCCCGGGCCGCCTCGACTGGGCCAACCAGCCCAACCCCTTCCTCCGCTTCTCCCCTTCCTCGCTAATCGCTCTCCCCAACCCACCTCCGCCTCTCTCCCCCGTCCCCTACCCGGCCCTCTTCCActccccgccgcctccgccgcggcCGCTCTCGCTCGACTCCCTCTCCGACCTCCTCTTCCACTCGCTCGCCCTCTCCGCCTGGAAGTCCGCCGGCGCCTCCACCTGGTCCCTCCGCGTCAACCCCAGCAGCGGCAACCTGCACCCCACCGAGGCCCACCTCCTCTTCCACCACCCGGAGCAGGAGCCCCGCCGTCTCGTCCTCGCCCACTACGCGCCCCGCGACCACCTCCTCGAGATTCGCACCACAGGCCCCACTCCCAACCCTTCCGCTCTACTGCCACCGCCCGCGACCGCGCTCCTCGCGCTCTCGTCCATCTTCTGGCGGGAGGCTTGGAAGTACGGCGAACGCGCGCTGCGCTACTGCAACCACGACGTGGGCCACGCGCTGGCCGCCGTCGCGGTTGCCGCCGCCACGCTTGGCTGGGACGCCCGCTTGCTGGACGGCTTGTCCGACCAGGACCTTGGCAGGCTAGTGGGGGTGGACAAAGGCTGCCCTGCTCCTCCTCCGGACAATGATGTGGTGACGAGCAGGGGCAAGGCGCCGTGGGTCGAGAGGCATCACCCGGACTGCGCTCTTCTTCTGTTCCCCGTGGGCTCAGAGCCGGAGGTGGACTATGCCAGGATAAGCGATGCTCTGAGGGGATTTGATGGGTTGGAGTGGGCGGGCAAGGCAAATGGGCTCAGCAAGAATCACGTGGTGTGGGACGTCATCTACCGCACGGCCGAGGCGGTcaagaagcatcatcccgagcccGGCGAGCAGTTCTCGGTGAACCCATGGCGCAAGAGTGCGGAGTTATCGGAAGGGCTGTATAAGGAACGCACGGTGCAGGAGGTGGTGCGGCAGCGGAGGAGTGCGGTTGACATGGATGGGACGCACGTGATGTCCAAGGAACAGTTTTACCAGATGCTCTTGCATTGCTTGCCTTCAGGCGAGGTTGGCCCGGGGGAGCGACAGGGACCGCAGAGCGCTCTACCATTCCGCGTGTTGCCGTGGGATGCAGAGGTGCATGCTGCGCTGTTCGTGCACCGTGTCTCAGGGCTGCCCAAGGGGCTGTACTTCTTGGTGAGGAACGAGGACCATTTTGATACGTTACGACATGCTATGAGACAGGACTTCGAGTGGGCtcgaccagaggggtgccctgatGGCCTCCCACTGTATAGACTGTTGAAAGGAGACTGCGAGAGGTTGGCAATGCAGATTTCATGCTTGCAG GATATTGCCTCACACGGATGCTTTAGCCTTGGGATGATTGCACGATTTGAAGCTGTGCTGCGTGACAAAGGTGAATGGATGTATCCTCGTTTATTCTGGGAGACTGGTGTCCTTGGTCAAGTTCTCTACCTTGAGGCGCATGCTGTAGGAATATCTGCCACAGGGATTGGTTGCTACTTTGATGATGCCG TTCATGAGGTACTTGGTTTGAAAGATTTGGAGTTTCAAAGCCTGTACCATTTTACCGTTGGCGCCCCTGTACTTGACAAGCGGATTATGAGTCTCCCTGCATACCCAGGTCCAGGGATTGATGCATGA